The DNA sequence AATAATTTGCCAAAATAAATTGTTGATGGTGAAGCAATTAATTGAAGTGTAAGTGTTGTTCCTCGTTCTTCTTCAGAAACAAATGCACGAGATAATCCGGACATTGCAGAAAAGAAAATTACAACCCAAAATAATCCGCCGGTTAAGTGAATGCTTACTTTTTCTTGTCCGATGGAAAATAAAATAACACTGATTGTTACAAGAATAAACATCGCTAAAGCATTTATTGCATAACGTGTTCTTAGTTCCGATTCCCAATCTTTTTTAAATACCGAAATTATTTTCATTCTCTTGATACTATATACTTGATTCTTGATACTTCATTTACTTAAAATTCTCTATTTCCAAAATTTCATTACAAAGTTCTAAATCACTTTCTTCATTTGAAGCGATAATTACTAAATTATTTTTACTTTCTTTTTCAATTATTTCATATACTTTTTCTTTGCCGGAACTATCCAAGTTTGAAGTCGGTTCATCAAAAAATAAAACTTTGGGTGAATGTAAAAGTGCAAATATAAATTTCATTCTCTGTTTCATTCCGCTTGAATATCCTTTTAACAAATCTTTTTTTCGCGGAAGCAATTCAAATTCGTTCAATAAATAATCTGCTCTTTCTTTATCAAATTTAATTCCGCGAATTTTTGCAAAATGATAAAGATTTTCTTCGGCATTAAATTCATCATATAAAACTAAATAAGGTGAAACAAAGCCAATGTGATTGTGAAGTTTTTCCGGTATAATTTCTTTTACAGAATCTTTGTGAATAACTTTCCCATTTGTCGGCGAAATCAATCCGGCAGCAATTTTGACCAATGTGGATTTGCCCGAACCGTTTCTTCCGGAAAATCCATAAATTTTTCCGCTAACAAAATCATAATTAATTTCTTTAAATATTAATCTTCGCCCAAAAGTTTTTGTAATATTCTGAAATGAAAGAGAACTATTATTCATAAAATTTTATTGAGTGAAATTGAGTTTGTTAAATTCTTAAAACAATTAATTTAGAATTACAAATTTTCCTTTTTTAATTTTTCCGTTAGTTTTTGTAACATAAATGTAAACACCGCTTGCTAATTTATTCATGTTATTATCCAAACCATTCCAAGTTACAATCATTTTTCCAGAAACTGAAATCGGTAATGAATGATTATAAATCAAATTCATGTCGGAAGAATAAATATATAATTCTGAATTTCCGCTTTCATCCGCAAATGTTGGAAAACAAATATTTGAAAATTCATTATAATTAAACGGCTGCGGATAAACAAAATCAACATGCATTCTTTCCATATAATTTGATGCAAGCTCGTTATTTATAATGTAACTATGACCAATATAACTGCTATTATTTCCATCAATTTTTGCAAAGTAATTTTCACCGACAGGAAACGAACCGTTAAATGTACTCGTTTCGATTGTAAAATCTATATCAATATTATTTCCCGTGGTTAAAGTTCCTTTAACATCAGAGTTACTAAATATTGCAAAAATAGAATCCGGCATTCCTTGTGAATTATCTTTTACCAATAAATAATTTAACGAAGTTGGCTCGCAGCTTATCATTATTGGCATTTGAGAAGGATTTAAATCCATTTCCAAAGTTCGTTTAATTAGCGGATAAAATTCTGCTTCCGAAAAATATTTACTTTCTTTAGATCTATAGTTTGTAAAAAATAACCAAATTCCAAATTCATTAAATAAATCGGTAAAAGAATAACCAAATTCACTTATAGAGTTTTGTAAAGCAATTATTGCTCTTTGATTTTTTTCGCTCATTAATTCCCAGCTTCTTTTAATAATTTCATCACCCGTATTTGGAGTTTGAGAAGCAAATTTTTCCCGTAAAAAAATATTCCAAATTGAAACATCATAGCCGTCATTACTGAAATCAAATCTTGTAAATCTTCTGTTTGGTTTATTGAAATAACTTTTCATGTAATTGTAATAATCATTCACATGATCGTAAACAAATTCTTCCATTGATGTTGAAGTAAGTTCAAAATAAAATCTATCGGAATCCCGATAAATATAATTTCCAACTTGAATTGCATGATGAAATTCGTGTGCGGCTGTTACTCTTGCGGCTTCAATTCCTTTTGTATAAAATGATCCAATAAACGAATTATGAATTTTGATAAAACTTAAATATTTGTTTTCACCAATTTCATCTTCCATATTTGTTGAGCCGTAACCGCCTGCATATATTGTAACATAAACATCATATTTGTCATCGCCGCCGTAAGTTCCGTCTTTGGGCGGAGCCGGATAACCTAAAATTTCAACTTCATAAGTGTAAGCCGAATCAAAAGCAATTGCTAATTCTTGAATATCATAACCGGGAACATTTACGCCGGTTGTATCAAAATGAATTCTAAAAAATCCGGAAGGACTTACAATACTTTTCTGCATTTCCGGTCTTTCTAAAATTTCTTCTATCTTTTGTAATTGGTCAGATGAAAATTCCGATAAATGAGTTTTTACAGATGCGGAAAGTCCAAATCCGCATTTAATATTTTCATCATTTGTAATTTGAAATTGTGAGGAAATATTTGATTGTGAATTTCGTAAAATAAATTCTTGGTAAAGTGAATCTAAATTTTGCGCAAAAGTAAATTCAACAAATATGAATAAAATCAACAATAATTTTCTTAACATCAAATTCTCTGAAATTTAATAAAATTCTCTTTTGATGAATAAACTAAATAAAGTTTACCGCCAAAATTTTCAATAAAATAATCAATAATATTTTCAGTCGAGAAATCCGCAAGATGTTTTATTGTTCGCGTTGTAAAATCCATTTTAAACTTTTGCACTTTATTATTCTTCCTAAAATATAAAATATAATTTTTTCTTTTATCTTGAGAATACCAAAAATTATTTTCATCAACAGTTGAATTTCCGAACAATGAATATTTTGTTTTAATCTGCTTTGTATTTTTACCGTCAAATAAAATAATTTGGTCGCTGTTTTTTTGATGAAAAATTGTAAGAACCGATTCCTTATTATTTTTTCTCAATCTATCAATTATTGTAACTTTCGGTTTTTCATTTTCGGCAAATTTAATATTGAAAAGTTCTCTTTTTTTGCCATTCTTAAAATTCTTGAATGAAAGATAACCATTTAAATTCTGCCAATAAAAAATTTCGTTAATTGAATTTATCATTTGATCAATTACATTTGCTTCAATAAAAACAGAAGATTTTATTTTATATTGATCTTTTTCAAACTCCATTTTTCTTAAATATAATTTATCCAAATCTTTCTGCAGAGTGTAAATATTATCGGATGAATCAATTATAACTTGCTGAATTGGATTTGTCGTATAAATAAAATTTTGCGGCGAATTATTTTTAGATTTTCTTTCAGCTGAACGAATTTCTATAAGTCTTTCATTTTGGGAAAACGCAGTTATTAATTTTGTTTTGGGCGACCAAGAAATTTCTGAAAAATCGTTTACAAATTTTTCCAAATTTTGATTAGAAAATATTCCATTTTTTGTCGATGAAAGATTTGTTACATAACTATTTTCTTTATCCGTAATTAAAAAATTACTCTCAAAACTGTTGCCGGATTTTTTATAATAAATTTTATTTGGCATTCCGCTAATTGAATAATTAAATGACTTTCCCCATTTTCTCTGCGAATCAATTTGTTTGATTAAACCTTTTTTGCTTAAAAGTAAGATTGCGTTTACATATTTATTTTTCAAATATTTTAAATCTGTAATTCCATCAAAACTATAATTTATTATATTGTAATTGATGTCATTCAACTTTACATATGCTTTATTTTCATCGCTATTTACAGCGGCAATATCTTTAAATCCATTTTTATTAAAATCATCTATTTCATAAATAGTTGGAACAAAATCAAAATTAAATTTTAAATTTTGGGAAAACGAATAAACTGAATCTCCCATAAGAATTTTTATTCCGTTTACATCTGTAATTGCGAGATCCGTAAAATCATCATTATTATAATGAACTTTTTTCAGCGATAAAAGTAATTCTGTAAATGGAATTTCTCTCGACTCGGTGAAATTAAAATTAGAATAATTCTCTAAAAATTTTAATGAATTGTTTAAAATATCAATCCCTATCAAATCACTATTTCCATCTTGATTAAAATCCAGCGGAATAATTTCGCGTAAAATATTTTCTTCAAGAGCTGATTGCTGCGTAAGAGTAAAACCTTTTGCAACAAGTATTTCAAATCCGTTAAAATTTGGACCAAAAACTATAGCTTCATTTTTTGAATCATTGTTAATATCAATAATATCAATTGATGAAGGATAAGAATTAAATTCAATTTTACTTAATAACCGCAACGAATTATTTGAATTGAAGGAAACGAGTCCGGCTAATCTTTTATTCCGCGAAACAAATAAATAATAATTTTCACCTTTTTTTGAAGTAGTTAGCCATTTAAAATCATCAATTGGAAAGAAGAAAGATTTCTTTTCCGGCGGAGCAAAAGATGAATCAGGCAAGCCTTTATGAAGTACAAAACTTTTAGATTGACCGCCGTACAAAATTATATCGTCAATTCCGTCATTATTGAAATCAATAAATGAAAATTTTGTAAAACCGGGATAAGTTTTGATAATTTCAGAAATTCCAAAATTATTCAAAATAGTTTGAGCAGAGACATTTGCTGAAATAAACAATAAAAAAATATACTTAACTATTGTTTTTCCTTTCGGTAAGTCTTTGTTTTCTTCTTTGAAGAGCTTCGTCAAATCTCCTCTTTTCATCTTCGGTTTCCGGAATAATCTCAAATGCTTTAGCGGGTTTGCCATTTTTATCTACACCAACAAATGTAAGATATGCAGAGTTTGTGTGCAAATTTTTTCTTGAAATATAATTTTCTGTAATTACTTTTACACCAACTTCCATCGATGTATTAAATGCTCTATTTACCGAAGCAATTAAAGTTACAACATAACCTAATTTTATTGGATGATGGAAATCTATTTTATCAACAGATGCAGTTACACAAACTTTTTCTGCGTGTTTGCTTGCGGCCAATGCGGCACAAATATCAATCCAATGCATTAATTGTCCGCCCAACAAATTTCCCAGCTGATTTGTATGCTGAGGCAAAACCAATTCAGTCATAGTTACAATTGAATCTTTTACAACTTTCCTTTTTGCCATTTAGGAATTCTCTAATTCGGTATTAAGTTCTTTTAGTTCTTCAATATTTTCATCGCCGGGATATTTAGTAATGTATTCCGCAATATTTCTTAAAGCTTCATCTTTTCTATTTTTTAAGACTAATAAATTTATTAGTCTGTAATGAGCCAAAGGCGCAAATTTCGAATCAAAATAAGTGTTCTTAACATTTTCAAAATATTGAATTGCAGCATTGAAATATTCCATTTTCTCGTAAATCAATGCGCTTTCATATTCCTTCTCAGCAAATTTTGAATATAATTCGGCAATCTTTTTTTCGGCTTCTTCAACTTTGGGATGCGTTGGGAAAAATTCTATAAATGCTTGAAATTCCTCAATTGCTTTTTTAGAAAAACTTTGTTCTAACTGGTAACTTGGCGATAATTGAAAATAAGATTCAGCCAACATAAATTGTGAATCTTGAACAAAATCGCTTGCCGGTGTATCTCTAATTAATTTGCTGAACTCATAAGCTGATAATAAATATTGTTCTCTTTTAAAGTATGTGAAAGCCAAAGAATATTGAGCATCATCATTTATTGAACTTCCTGTATATTGAAGTAAAATTGATTGAAATTCTCTTACTGCTTCTTCATAATCTTCATCAAGCATTAACTTTTTTGCATATTCCAAATGCTGCTCGGCTGTTAAAGTTGTTGTATCAACTGATGATGAACAATTCCAAATTAAAATTGCAGTAAGAAATAAAATTGAAAATTTTTTCATTTGATATTTTTCCTAAATCACATTTTAAAAACTATTATATTAAAATTATTATTTGCTTCTTACATTAAAAAATAAATAAACCGCAACCGCTGCGGTTCCAATTGCAATTGTTGGTTCAACTAAACTTGAGAAAAACGGTTCACTCGGTATTTCCGGCGAAGTAAATCCGTAAGCAATATTTTGAACAGAATTTAATTCGCTTAATGCTAAAGTATCCGAAAAAATAAAATCAAAATTTGTAACTTTCCCTAAATTTCCGTTTGAACTAAAATAAAAAGAACCTTCCAATTTGATTTTTCTATTAACTAAGTAATCACCAAAAATTCCGTCTCTAAACATTTCCGGATATTCAACCAAAATATTTTTGATCGAATAATTCAGAATTTCATTATTATTTTCCGAGGAATTCAACTTAATTCGCACATTTTGCAGTTTTTCAATAACTGAATTTGATAAAGCATTATAATCTTGCGGTGAATTAAATTTAAATTCGTAATTAATATTTTTGTTCGGATTTGCAGAATTAATTTTCAAAACCGAAACTCCGAGTAAAGAATCTACAACTTCTAAATTTGTTTTTATTTGCGCAGATAAAAAAGAATTTAGTAAAAAAATTATAATAATTATTGATTTCGAAAATTGCATTAACATAAATTCTAAATTTTGAATTGCAAAATACCCAATTAAAAATCAAAATAAAATGTACATTCTATTGACCGTTTTACTTAAAATTGATTGAAATATTTGTTTGTACACTTTTTTCAGATTTTCAGTTCCTTTTATTTTTAAGATTTAATCAAAGGGCAAAAATATATCATCTTGCCTTTATAATAATTTATCTTTAAAATCCCTTTGTAAATTTTAAGTAATTATGAAAAAAATCCTCATTTTTGTTTTAATAACAATTTTTAATTTTTCTGTTTTCGGACAAGAAACATTTAAATTTTTGATGTTGGATCAAAGTCCGCGCGCTTCCGCATTAGCCGGAAGTTTTGTTTCAAATAATGATGATCCAAACGTAATTTTTTATAATCCTGCCGGAATTAGTTACTTAAAAGAATCTCCGATTTCATTTTCATTTGTAAAACATTTGCTTGATATAAATTCCGCAGCACTTTCATATTCGCAAGAATTTGAAGGAATTGGAAGATTTGGAGCAGCTATTCAATATATTAATTATGGTACTTTTGATGGAAGAACAATTAAAGGAGAAGAAACCGGTGAATTTGGCGCCGGAGAATTTGCTGCGTTAATTGGTTATTCAAATTTACTTGGAAATAATTTTTATTACGGCGCAAATATTAAATTTATCTTTTCGGGAATTGCAGATCGTTCATCAACCGGAATTGCAGCAGATTTGGGTTTACATTATTCAATTCCAGAAGAAAGATGGAATTTTGGATTTTCAATATTAAATCTCGGTTCGCAAATTTCCCAATATTATTCTTATGATGAAAAACTTCCGCTTGATATTCGTTTTGGATTTTCAAAAACT is a window from the Ignavibacteriota bacterium genome containing:
- a CDS encoding ABC transporter ATP-binding protein, which translates into the protein MNNSSLSFQNITKTFGRRLIFKEINYDFVSGKIYGFSGRNGSGKSTLVKIAAGLISPTNGKVIHKDSVKEIIPEKLHNHIGFVSPYLVLYDEFNAEENLYHFAKIRGIKFDKERADYLLNEFELLPRKKDLLKGYSSGMKQRMKFIFALLHSPKVLFFDEPTSNLDSSGKEKVYEIIEKESKNNLVIIASNEESDLELCNEILEIENFK
- a CDS encoding acyl-CoA thioesterase — translated: MAKRKVVKDSIVTMTELVLPQHTNQLGNLLGGQLMHWIDICAALAASKHAEKVCVTASVDKIDFHHPIKLGYVVTLIASVNRAFNTSMEVGVKVITENYISRKNLHTNSAYLTFVGVDKNGKPAKAFEIIPETEDEKRRFDEALQRRKQRLTERKNNS
- the bamD gene encoding outer membrane protein assembly factor BamD, with the translated sequence MKKFSILFLTAILIWNCSSSVDTTTLTAEQHLEYAKKLMLDEDYEEAVREFQSILLQYTGSSINDDAQYSLAFTYFKREQYLLSAYEFSKLIRDTPASDFVQDSQFMLAESYFQLSPSYQLEQSFSKKAIEEFQAFIEFFPTHPKVEEAEKKIAELYSKFAEKEYESALIYEKMEYFNAAIQYFENVKNTYFDSKFAPLAHYRLINLLVLKNRKDEALRNIAEYITKYPGDENIEELKELNTELENS
- the porQ gene encoding type IX secretion system protein PorQ, giving the protein MKKILIFVLITIFNFSVFGQETFKFLMLDQSPRASALAGSFVSNNDDPNVIFYNPAGISYLKESPISFSFVKHLLDINSAALSYSQEFEGIGRFGAAIQYINYGTFDGRTIKGEETGEFGAGEFAALIGYSNLLGNNFYYGANIKFIFSGIADRSSTGIAADLGLHYSIPEERWNFGFSILNLGSQISQYYSYDEKLPLDIRFGFSKTLLHLPFTFFASLNKLNGNYDSFGERFQQFTFGGEFKLSSVIKLRLGYDNEKRKEFKIGGTAGLAGINLGVGILVSKYNFDYSFSSFGEVGAIHRIGISTNL